The genomic DNA GAGTTAATCGAAGATTCATCTGCGTAGAGTTCAGCAACCGGGAGGTTGGATGACAAACTGCAACATCGAACGTTGATGCAGTGACAAACAGGCATTTCGCTCGGTAATTCCTGACATCGTCGGGAATTGTGCTGAGGAGACGTTATAAACCGGGCGCAACCGCAAGACACTTCAACACGTCTTGATCCCGGAGATACAGGCGACCGTTAGAAAGCGCTGGAAGCGCACGAACCGTGCCACGCAACGGACGTGCCTTTGACAGAACTTTCGTTCCAGCCGGACTCATCTCGGTTAAGAGAAGTTCGCCGTTCGTCTTGCAAATGAGAATTTTCCCGTCGGCTCCCAGAAGTGTGCCGTACCCGAAACTCTGCTTTGTCCAGAGGACTTTTCCGGTTGCGGCTTCCAGGCACTTCAAATCTGCGGGAGGAATATCGTCGCGACCATCGATGACATAAAGATGTTCCGCTGCATAGATCGGTGTACAGTACTGAGTTGCGAGCTCCTTCGGGCCATCCCAGATGGTTTTAAAATTCAACAGGTTAAATTTTGCATAGACCGAGCCCAGCCCGTAGCTCGAAGTCACCAACAGATGTTCTCCGATGACTAGCGGCGTTGCCCCATTGACTGTCGGTCCGCGCTGCCCGAAGGGAAACTGAAACCGGACGGTTCCCGATTTGGCATCCATGAGCAAGCATCGGTAACGCGTCACGACGAGAACATGTTTCATCCCGTTCACCAGACATGTTGTCGGAGCGGCATAGCTGGCGGGCTCGTCAGTTTTCTGCCATTGAACAGCTCCGTCTTCCAGAGCAAAGGCGACCATCCCGGCCTTCTTCTTCGATCCGCCAACATTCACAATTACCAGATTGTCCACGACGACCGGGCTGCTTCCGGCTCCGAAGTACCCTTCCCTTGCTCCGAACTCTTCATGCGTTTTGACTTGCCAGCGACGCGTTCCCGTTTCGAGGTCTGTGCAGGTCAAGACTCCTTGAGCACCATACGTGATGACACTTCCTGCGGAGATCGTCGGAACACAAAGTGGGCCTTCTCCGCCACCGACTTGCGGGTAGAATGTCGTCGGATAGCCAGATTTCCAAAGTGTGTCACCCGTTTTCACATCAAGGGCTTCAACGACTTCCTCATTCCGGACACGATGAAAGAGAATCGCCCTGTCCCCGACGGCAGCGATCCCAGCGTACCCGCTGCCGACTTCCTTTTCCCACAGAAGCTTTGGTCCCTCTTGCTCCCATTTTGAAAGCAATATTTCATCGTTCGCCGCGATTCCATTTCGTTTCGGGCCCAAAATTTGAGGCCAATCGCCTGCATCCGAGGTTGCACAAAGCAACATCATGCAGGCAAGACTCCCTGATAATAACCTCAGCATTCTGTCTCTCCGTAGTAATTTTGATTCATTGATTTACACATCTTGTGCAGAGCTGAAGCAAGGTTCAAGCAAGGAGACTTGGATTCTGTGAAACATTTCTTCTCTCAGCAAAAATCATTCACAGGGAATGACATGGAAGTGAAGGTGCGAAAACGCTCGAAATAGTTTGAGCGATTCGGCACTCAGAAACGTACTCCTTCTATGAGAAATTCCTTACAGTTGTGGGGGCTCATGCTTTTCAACAGGTCTCAATAAAAACGCAATTTTATGTCCGATGATTCCACTAAGGCTGGCTTTTTTCGATCAAAACGCGTTTTCGCCCTCTGCTCTCTTTCCGTGCTTGCAGTCGTAACACTCCTCGTTCTCTTCTTACTCAGGGGGGGGACATTAGGAGCTAAGCTCACTGAAATTCGGGAGAAAGGACTGCCGACGAGCCCCAGTGAACTCAACGACTATTACGCCGTTCCTGCAGGAGTCGCAGACCGGACTGATGCCTGGCAAAAAGTCTTTGACCTTCTGGAAAATGCTGACTTAGAAAACCGTGGGCAAGCGTTGCCATACATCGGGAACGGACCGACTCCGGTTCCACCACCTGGAGAAAAATGGGACCAACTCGCTCTCTCGCGAAAGTTTCTTGTGGAGCACGAGCAGGAAATTGCAGCGATTCATGAAG from Thalassoglobus polymorphus includes the following:
- a CDS encoding outer membrane protein assembly factor BamB family protein; this encodes MLRLLSGSLACMMLLCATSDAGDWPQILGPKRNGIAANDEILLSKWEQEGPKLLWEKEVGSGYAGIAAVGDRAILFHRVRNEEVVEALDVKTGDTLWKSGYPTTFYPQVGGGEGPLCVPTISAGSVITYGAQGVLTCTDLETGTRRWQVKTHEEFGAREGYFGAGSSPVVVDNLVIVNVGGSKKKAGMVAFALEDGAVQWQKTDEPASYAAPTTCLVNGMKHVLVVTRYRCLLMDAKSGTVRFQFPFGQRGPTVNGATPLVIGEHLLVTSSYGLGSVYAKFNLLNFKTIWDGPKELATQYCTPIYAAEHLYVIDGRDDIPPADLKCLEAATGKVLWTKQSFGYGTLLGADGKILICKTNGELLLTEMSPAGTKVLSKARPLRGTVRALPALSNGRLYLRDQDVLKCLAVAPGL